Proteins encoded by one window of Serratia nevei:
- a CDS encoding heme acquisition protein HasA produces the protein MAFSVNYDSSFGSYSIHNYLNEWASSFGDINHTNGNVTDSNSGGFYGGSLSGSQYAVTSTANNVTSFVAGGNLTYTLFNAPAHTLYGQLDSLSFGDGLNGGGSTPYNIQVPDVSFGGLNLSSLQAQGHDGVVHQVVYGLMSGDTGALETALNGILDDYGLSVNSTFDQVAAATAVGVQHADSPELLAA, from the coding sequence ATGGCATTTTCAGTCAACTATGACAGCAGCTTCGGCAGCTACAGCATCCATAACTATCTGAACGAGTGGGCGTCGTCATTTGGCGATATCAACCACACCAACGGTAACGTCACCGACTCCAACAGCGGCGGCTTCTATGGCGGCAGCCTGTCCGGCAGCCAATACGCCGTGACCAGCACCGCCAACAACGTTACCTCGTTCGTGGCGGGCGGCAACCTGACCTACACCTTGTTCAATGCCCCGGCGCACACCCTGTACGGCCAGCTGGATTCGCTGTCGTTCGGCGATGGCCTGAACGGCGGCGGCTCCACGCCGTACAACATCCAGGTGCCTGACGTCAGCTTCGGTGGCCTGAACCTCAGCAGCCTGCAGGCGCAGGGCCACGATGGCGTGGTGCACCAGGTGGTGTACGGCCTGATGTCCGGCGATACCGGCGCGCTGGAAACCGCGCTGAACGGCATCCTCGACGACTACGGCCTGAGCGTCAATTCCACCTTCGATCAGGTGGCGGCGGCGACGGCGGTGGGCGTGCAGCATGCCGACAGCCCGGAACTGCTGGCGGCCTGA
- a CDS encoding TonB-dependent receptor, translating to MFIHKGTTPAGRLATAVRAALAAMMLTQPAVALAAQADASSAQAAQQKHFNIAAQPLQSAMLRFAEQADMQVFFDEVKLDGMQAAALNGSMSVEQGLRHLIGDNPVAFRLQPQGQIVLSRLPTANGDGGALALDSLTVLGAGGINANDWVYDEPRSVSVISREQMDNRPARHAADILEQTTGAYSSVSQQDPALSVNIRGIQDYGRVNMNIDGMRQNFQKSGHGQRNGTMYIDSELLSGVTIDKGTSGGMGSAGTLGGIATFNTVSASDFLAPGKELGGKLHASTGDNGTHFIGSGILALGNETGDILLAASERHLGDYWPGNKGDIGNIRINNDTGNYDRYAESIKNNKIPDTNYRMHSRLAKVGWNLPANQRLQLSYLQTQTASPIAGTLTNLGTRPPYELGWKRTGYSDVMARNAAFDYSLAPEGVNWLDFQAKLYYVDTQDDSDTYSTSSLLDNGYATRTRLRTYGAQAQNTSRFSLAPGHDFRANYGLEFYYDKATSDSSRQGMEGVTPAGNRSVASLFANLTYDYDGWLTLEGGLRYDRYRLRGQTGLSYPDLAKDGQRYTIDNPCKALRLTGCSTTTREDWAVDRDQGKLSPTLAVAVRPGVEWLELYSTYGKSWRPPAITETLTNGSAHSTSTQYPNPFLQAERSRAWEVGFNVQQPDLWFEGDRLVAKVAYFDTKVDNYINLAIDRNKPGLVQPSIGNAAYVNNLSKTRFRGLEYQLNYDAGVFYADLTYTHMIGKNEFCSNKAWLGGRLRYGDGSRRGNFYVEPDAASNDAVTCDGGSQFGTAAYLPGDRGSVTLGGRAFDRKLDAGVTVRFAPGYQDSSVPSNYPYLADWPKYTLFDLYASYKLTDSLTLRGSVENLTNRAYVVSYGETLANTLGRGRTVQGGVEYRF from the coding sequence ATGTTTATTCACAAGGGAACCACGCCGGCCGGCCGATTGGCCACGGCGGTACGCGCCGCGCTGGCGGCGATGATGCTGACTCAGCCGGCGGTGGCGCTCGCCGCCCAGGCTGACGCGAGCAGCGCGCAGGCCGCACAGCAAAAGCATTTCAACATTGCGGCGCAGCCGCTGCAGAGCGCCATGTTGCGCTTCGCCGAGCAGGCCGATATGCAGGTATTTTTCGACGAGGTGAAGCTCGACGGCATGCAGGCGGCGGCGCTGAACGGCAGCATGAGCGTTGAACAGGGCCTGCGGCACTTGATTGGCGACAATCCGGTGGCTTTCCGCCTGCAGCCGCAGGGGCAGATCGTATTGAGCCGGTTGCCGACGGCAAACGGCGACGGCGGCGCGCTGGCGCTGGATAGCCTGACGGTGTTGGGCGCCGGCGGCATCAACGCCAACGATTGGGTTTACGACGAACCGCGCTCGGTCAGCGTCATCAGCCGCGAACAGATGGACAACCGCCCGGCGCGACACGCGGCCGATATTCTGGAGCAGACGACGGGGGCCTATTCCAGCGTCAGCCAGCAAGATCCGGCGCTGTCGGTCAACATCCGCGGCATACAAGACTATGGCCGGGTGAACATGAACATCGACGGCATGCGGCAGAATTTTCAAAAGAGCGGCCATGGCCAGCGTAACGGTACCATGTACATCGATTCCGAGCTGCTGTCCGGCGTGACCATCGACAAGGGCACCTCCGGCGGCATGGGCAGCGCCGGTACGCTCGGCGGTATCGCCACCTTCAATACCGTCAGCGCGAGCGATTTCCTGGCGCCGGGCAAAGAGCTGGGCGGCAAGCTGCACGCCAGCACCGGCGATAACGGCACCCACTTCATCGGCAGCGGCATACTGGCATTGGGCAACGAAACCGGCGATATCCTGCTGGCCGCCAGCGAACGCCACCTCGGCGACTATTGGCCCGGCAACAAGGGCGACATCGGCAACATTCGCATCAATAACGACACTGGCAATTACGATCGCTACGCCGAGAGCATCAAGAACAACAAAATCCCCGACACAAATTACCGCATGCACTCGCGGCTGGCCAAGGTGGGCTGGAACCTGCCCGCCAATCAGCGCCTGCAGCTGAGCTATCTGCAGACCCAGACCGCGTCGCCGATCGCCGGCACCTTGACCAACCTGGGCACCCGCCCGCCCTATGAACTGGGCTGGAAGCGCACCGGTTACAGCGACGTGATGGCGCGCAATGCGGCATTCGACTACAGCCTGGCGCCGGAAGGCGTCAACTGGCTCGATTTTCAGGCCAAGCTGTATTACGTCGATACTCAGGACGACAGCGACACCTACAGCACCAGCTCGCTGCTGGACAACGGCTACGCGACGCGCACTCGTCTGCGTACCTATGGCGCGCAGGCGCAAAACACCTCGCGCTTCAGCCTGGCGCCGGGGCACGACTTCCGCGCCAACTACGGGCTGGAGTTCTATTACGACAAAGCGACCAGCGACTCTTCCCGCCAGGGCATGGAAGGGGTGACGCCGGCCGGCAACCGTTCGGTAGCCAGCCTGTTCGCCAACCTGACCTACGACTACGACGGCTGGCTGACGCTGGAGGGCGGGCTACGTTACGACCGCTATCGCCTGCGCGGCCAGACCGGCCTGAGCTATCCGGATTTGGCTAAGGATGGGCAACGCTACACGATTGACAATCCTTGCAAAGCGCTGCGTCTGACTGGTTGTTCAACCACCACCCGCGAGGATTGGGCGGTTGACCGCGATCAGGGCAAACTGTCGCCGACGCTGGCGGTGGCGGTGCGCCCCGGCGTGGAGTGGCTGGAGCTGTATTCCACCTACGGCAAATCCTGGCGGCCGCCGGCGATCACCGAAACGCTGACCAACGGCAGCGCGCACAGTACCTCCACGCAATACCCCAACCCGTTCCTGCAGGCCGAGCGCTCGCGCGCCTGGGAAGTCGGGTTCAACGTGCAGCAGCCGGATCTGTGGTTTGAGGGCGATCGGCTGGTGGCCAAGGTGGCCTACTTCGACACCAAAGTGGATAACTACATCAACCTGGCGATAGACCGCAATAAACCGGGGCTGGTGCAGCCGAGCATCGGCAATGCCGCTTACGTCAACAACCTGTCGAAAACCCGCTTCCGCGGGCTGGAGTACCAGCTCAACTATGACGCCGGGGTGTTCTACGCCGACCTGACCTACACCCACATGATCGGCAAAAACGAGTTCTGCTCGAACAAAGCCTGGCTGGGAGGGCGTCTGCGCTACGGCGACGGTTCGCGCCGCGGCAACTTCTATGTTGAACCGGATGCCGCGTCCAATGATGCCGTCACGTGCGACGGCGGCTCGCAGTTCGGCACGGCCGCCTATCTGCCGGGCGATCGCGGCTCGGTGACGCTGGGCGGCCGCGCTTTCGATCGCAAGCTGGACGCCGGGGTGACCGTGCGCTTCGCGCCGGGCTATCAGGACAGCTCGGTGCCGTCCAACTACCCGTACCTGGCCGACTGGCCGAAGTATACCCTGTTCGATCTGTACGCCAGCTACAAGCTGACCGACAGCCTGACGCTGCGCGGCTCGGTGGAGAACCTGACCAACCGCGCCTACGTCGTCAGCTACGGCGAGACGCTGGCCAACACGCTGGGGCGCGGCCGCACCGTGCAGGGCGGGGTGGAATACCGTTTTTAA